The Acidobacteriota bacterium region GTCATGAGCATCGTCTCGCCGGTAGTGAGACTGGCGTTCGGATCGGCGCCGGCCTCGATGAGCCGCAACGCGACATCGACGTTCGCGCTGTCGAGCGCGATCCAGAGGGGCGGCACGCCGAGATCGTTGAGGGCGTCGACTTCGGCGCCAGCCGCGATCAGCCGGCCGGCCGTCTCCGCTTCGTTCCAGTGCGCGGCCCAGTGCAGCGCCGTGGCGCCGTCCGGCTGGGTTGCCGTGACATCCGCGCCCGCGTCCGCCAGCGCGCTCACCGCTTCCCAGTCCTGGCGCTCGGCCGCCTCGACGACGCGGAGGCCATCATCGGCGCCCGCCGCCGGCGCCGGGACACCGTAGACTGCAAGAAGGAAGAGAGCGGCCAGGAATCCGGCCCTGACGTGGCTGCGCATCAGATCTGTCTCCGTTTCCAAGTGCGGGCCGCGACGGCCAGGAACCAGACGGACGCGACCGCGACCATCGCCCACTCCAGCAGGAAACTCGGCTCGACGCCGGTCGTGATGTCGTCGAGGGCCAGGAGCACCAGCAGCGCCACCAGGCACGTGACGACTCGGCCGGCGTACCTCCGCAAGCGAGCCGGCGTCTCCGCGGAGACCGGATCGCTCATCGTCATGCTCCTCCGCTGCGCGCCCGCAGGCATCCGAACCCCGCACCGCTCGTCGACGCGGCGCGGGGACTCCGGCGCGGAACGCTAGACGCCCGACAGCTCCTTCAACTCCCCGGTGCTGTCGCCGATCGTCTCCGGATGCACGCCCAGCTTCCCGAGCACGCTCACAAACAGGTTCGTCACGGGCGGATCGTCGTGGTAGCTGAAGTGGCGCCCACCCTTGAGCGTCCCCGAGCCGCCGCCCGCCAACACCATCGGCAACTTGTGGTGGTTGTGCGTGTTGCCGTTGCTCATCCCGGCCCCGTACATCACCATGGCGTGGTCGAGCAGCGAGCCGTCGCCGTCCTCGGTCGCGTCGAGACGCCCGAGGTAGTACGAGAACAGCTCGGCGTGATAGGTGTTCACCCGGATCAGCTTCTGGACCTTGTCCTGGTCGCCGCCGTGGTGCGACAGCGGGTGGTGGGCGTCCGAGACGTCGATCTCCGGGTACGCCCGGTTGCTCGTCTCGTGGGCCACCATGAAGGTGATGATCCGCGTCAGGTCGGCCTGGTAGGCCAGCACCTGCAGGTCGTACATCAGCTTCGCGTGCTCGCCGAACGTGCCGGGGATGCCGGCCGGCTGCTCCATGGCCACCGACAGGTCGGTCAGCCCCTGCTGCTCGGCCATCCGGATGCGGCGCTCGACGTCGCGAATGGCCTCGGTGTACTCGTCGAGCTTGCCGCGGTCGCGCGCGCCGAGCGAGCTGCGCAGCCGCGCGAGCTTGTCGGCGACGGCGTCGAGGATGGTGCCGTCCTCCTCCATCCGCGCCAGCCTTGCCGCCGCGTCCGTGGTGCCGCTGCCGCCGAACAGCCGCTCGAAGACCACCCGCGGGTTGTTCTCCATCGGGAGCGGCGTCGTGTCGCCCAGCCAGTTCAGCGTGTTGGCGTAGACGCAACTGTAGCCGGGGTCGCAGGCGCCGAGCGGCTCCTTCGAGTCGAGCGACAGCTCCAGGGAGGCGAGCTGCGTCTCCGTCTCGAGCACGCGCGCCGCGATCTGGTCCATCGAGATGCCGGCGCGGATGTCGGCGCCCGCCGTCTTCTTGGGATGGACGCCGGTCAGGAACGCGCCGGCCGCCCGCGCGTGGTCGCCGGCCCCCTCCCCGGGGAGCGCGTCGCCGTGCTTGTTGGCGAGGCCGCTCAGCACGGTCAGGCGGTCGCGGTACGGCGAGAGGGACTGCATCACCGGCTTGATGTCGAACTTCGTCCCGGTCGCATCGGGCGTCCACTGCTCCATGACGATGCCGTTCGGAACATAGACCACCCCGAGCCGCTTGACCGGCGCGGCGGCCGACAGGCGTAGCGGCGTGAACGCCGGGACCATGCCGTCGAGCAGCGGCAGCGCCAGCGTCGCGCCGACTCCGCGCAGGAACGTCCGTCGTGGCAGATGCGTCTTGGTGATGATCATTGCTCTCGCGCCTTCCTCATCTGAAACGGCGTGCTCTCGACGATGCCGAGGATCAGAGACGACCAGCGGTAGTCGTCCGCCTCGGCCTGCCGCACGATGCGCCGGATCCACGGGAGGTCGTAGTACTCCACCCCGCGGCCGAGCCCATAGGTCAACAACTTCTCG contains the following coding sequences:
- a CDS encoding DUF1552 domain-containing protein, whose protein sequence is MIITKTHLPRRTFLRGVGATLALPLLDGMVPAFTPLRLSAAAPVKRLGVVYVPNGIVMEQWTPDATGTKFDIKPVMQSLSPYRDRLTVLSGLANKHGDALPGEGAGDHARAAGAFLTGVHPKKTAGADIRAGISMDQIAARVLETETQLASLELSLDSKEPLGACDPGYSCVYANTLNWLGDTTPLPMENNPRVVFERLFGGSGTTDAAARLARMEEDGTILDAVADKLARLRSSLGARDRGKLDEYTEAIRDVERRIRMAEQQGLTDLSVAMEQPAGIPGTFGEHAKLMYDLQVLAYQADLTRIITFMVAHETSNRAYPEIDVSDAHHPLSHHGGDQDKVQKLIRVNTYHAELFSYYLGRLDATEDGDGSLLDHAMVMYGAGMSNGNTHNHHKLPMVLAGGGSGTLKGGRHFSYHDDPPVTNLFVSVLGKLGVHPETIGDSTGELKELSGV